The Paenibacillus sp. RUD330 genome has a segment encoding these proteins:
- a CDS encoding SDR family oxidoreductase has protein sequence MIRDKVIVVTGATSGIGELIARRLADKGAVPVLCGRNEQRLAAAAAAIAGRCGCRRLDVTDNEAVQAVMDSVLREFGRIDVLINNAGYGLFKTFADSSVQEFESMMDTNYMGIVRCTKAVLPSMLDNRSGHIINIASLAGKLATPKSSGYSASKHAVVGLTDALRQEVRGQGIFVSAVNPGPIDTPFFDQADPDGSYVKNVSWLMLKPEKVADRIVQLVEKPRAELDLPWLAAAGARLYRLFPRLADRIAGPMLNKK, from the coding sequence ATGATTCGCGATAAAGTAATCGTGGTTACAGGAGCGACCAGCGGCATCGGGGAGCTGATCGCCCGCAGGCTCGCCGACAAAGGCGCCGTTCCGGTGCTTTGCGGACGCAATGAACAAAGGCTTGCCGCGGCGGCTGCAGCCATTGCGGGCCGATGCGGATGCAGGCGGCTCGACGTGACGGACAACGAGGCCGTCCAGGCCGTGATGGACAGCGTGCTCCGAGAGTTCGGCCGAATCGACGTGCTGATCAACAATGCCGGCTACGGTCTGTTCAAGACGTTTGCCGACAGTTCCGTTCAGGAATTCGAATCCATGATGGATACGAATTATATGGGCATCGTGAGATGCACCAAGGCCGTTCTTCCCTCCATGCTGGACAATCGAAGCGGACATATCATCAATATCGCTTCGCTGGCCGGCAAGCTCGCTACGCCAAAATCAAGCGGATATTCGGCCAGCAAGCATGCGGTCGTCGGCTTGACGGACGCTTTGCGGCAGGAGGTAAGGGGTCAGGGCATTTTCGTGTCCGCCGTCAATCCGGGTCCCATCGATACGCCTTTCTTCGATCAGGCCGATCCGGACGGTTCTTATGTCAAGAACGTAAGCTGGCTCATGCTGAAGCCGGAGAAGGTTGCGGACCGCATCGTGCAACTGGTCGAAAAGCCTCGTGCGGAGCTTGACCTGCCTTGGCTTGCCGCCGCCGGAGCGAGGCTGTACCGGCTGTTCCCAAGGCTGGCTGACCGGATCGCCGGACCGATGCTGAACAAGAAATAA
- a CDS encoding DUF445 domain-containing protein, which yields MKTKYAAGTSLAIMAGGFILTTIFTSEQHNALSLLQGGFEAGLVGGIADWFAVTALFRHPLGLRIPHTNLIIRNKDKMVNALVSALENELLNKESISARLRRLNLIGGAGRFIVKQLAKRSNREAVIGAAMAVVERLPLERLSASVRSGLAGYARGMDLRPAVEGAASAIIRDGLDEKALDYALDQAVDWVAKPSTGKMLGEIAQKKLQELQVGGFMGFAVQAFAGFMNEEKMGAMLQHMLLSGIKDLGTPGSRQRDNLLLEFRSRVIGIAEDEEKLAAVKGWLEGKVDSEEAEAFFVARLSELKAFVLQWLQRDKEEGGRSLVRIAHAANERLKREEELVRSWEERLSAVLVSTIEANHYRLGLLVRENLNSLDNKALVELLESKVGSDLQWIRVNGAVCGFLVGILLTLLGWVV from the coding sequence ATGAAAACGAAGTATGCCGCAGGCACGTCCCTCGCCATCATGGCGGGCGGCTTTATATTGACGACGATTTTCACCAGCGAGCAGCACAACGCGCTGTCGCTGCTTCAAGGCGGCTTTGAAGCGGGGCTTGTCGGGGGAATCGCGGACTGGTTCGCAGTGACGGCGCTGTTCCGCCATCCTCTCGGGCTGCGGATTCCGCATACGAACCTCATCATCCGCAACAAGGACAAAATGGTCAACGCTCTCGTGTCGGCGCTGGAAAACGAGCTGCTCAACAAGGAAAGCATCAGCGCGCGGCTTCGCCGGCTCAATCTCATCGGGGGAGCGGGCCGGTTCATCGTGAAGCAGCTGGCCAAGCGGTCCAACCGGGAAGCGGTGATCGGCGCCGCGATGGCGGTTGTGGAGCGGCTGCCGCTTGAACGGCTGTCAGCGTCTGTGCGCAGCGGGCTCGCGGGTTATGCGAGAGGCATGGACCTACGACCGGCGGTGGAAGGAGCGGCATCGGCGATCATCCGCGACGGTCTCGACGAGAAGGCGCTGGACTACGCGCTCGACCAGGCCGTCGACTGGGTAGCCAAGCCGTCTACCGGAAAAATGCTGGGGGAGATCGCTCAGAAGAAGCTGCAGGAGCTGCAGGTGGGCGGTTTCATGGGCTTTGCCGTCCAAGCGTTCGCTGGCTTCATGAACGAGGAGAAAATGGGTGCGATGCTTCAGCACATGCTGCTGTCCGGCATCAAGGATCTCGGCACCCCGGGAAGCAGGCAGCGCGACAACCTGCTGCTGGAATTCCGCTCGCGAGTGATCGGAATTGCCGAGGATGAAGAGAAGCTCGCCGCTGTCAAGGGCTGGCTCGAGGGCAAGGTCGATTCGGAAGAAGCGGAGGCGTTTTTCGTCGCCCGCCTGTCCGAGCTGAAGGCTTTCGTGCTGCAATGGCTGCAAAGGGACAAGGAAGAAGGCGGGCGAAGCCTCGTCCGCATCGCCCATGCAGCCAACGAGCGGCTGAAACGCGAGGAGGAGCTGGTCCGCAGCTGGGAGGAGCGCTTGTCGGCCGTCCTGGTGAGCACGATCGAGGCCAACCATTACCGGCTCGGATTGCTTGTCCGCGAAAACCTGAACAGCCTGGACAATAAGGCTCTGGTCGAGCTTCTGGAATCCAAGGTGGGAAGCGACTTGCAGTGGATCCGGGTAAACGGGGCGGTCTGCGGTTTCCTGGTGGGCATTCTGCTGACATTGCTCGGCTGGGTCGTCTAG
- a CDS encoding chemotaxis protein CheX: protein MRAEFINPFLESAVMVLEQVVQIKPMPGPIGLKVLSGANDFLWIRIQLIGQVSGDIMFGMSEVDALNIVSAMMGGFQVDALDEIGRSAISELSNMISGNASTKLSSQGVHVDITPPALLQGAELDFLERRQALSVPLILEGIGQLDIQVLLAS, encoded by the coding sequence ATGAGAGCCGAATTTATCAATCCGTTCCTGGAGTCCGCAGTCATGGTATTGGAGCAGGTCGTCCAGATCAAACCCATGCCTGGGCCAATTGGCCTGAAGGTGCTGAGCGGCGCCAACGATTTTTTATGGATTCGAATTCAATTGATCGGTCAAGTAAGCGGAGACATCATGTTCGGCATGAGCGAGGTGGATGCCTTGAATATCGTTTCGGCGATGATGGGCGGTTTCCAGGTCGACGCGCTGGACGAGATCGGCCGCAGCGCCATATCGGAACTGAGCAATATGATCAGCGGCAACGCCAGCACGAAGCTGTCGAGCCAGGGAGTGCATGTCGATATTACCCCTCCGGCGCTGCTGCAGGGAGCGGAGCTTGATTTCCTGGAAAGGCGCCAGGCGCTGTCCGTGCCTCTCATTCTCGAAGGAATCGGCCAGCTGGACATCCAGGTATTACTTGCATCGTAA
- a CDS encoding DUF3055 domain-containing protein: MQLKDYDFMSDSTEQTSTRFVTFITPGLKRFDLAVTTTNRFYGKKLVTDLQSGKTAIIGQDDLEEEGYLEHTFKLDEEEASELGGFLSLVVGEVNFTD; the protein is encoded by the coding sequence TTGCAGCTGAAAGATTATGATTTCATGTCCGATTCGACCGAGCAGACCTCGACTCGTTTCGTCACCTTCATCACGCCTGGCCTCAAGCGCTTCGACCTGGCCGTCACGACGACCAACCGCTTCTACGGCAAAAAGCTCGTCACCGATCTGCAGAGCGGCAAGACAGCCATCATCGGCCAGGACGACCTGGAGGAGGAAGGCTATCTGGAGCATACGTTCAAGCTGGACGAGGAAGAAGCGTCCGAGCTTGGCGGCTTCCTGTCGCTGGTCGTCGGCGAAGTGAATTTCACCGACTGA
- a CDS encoding WIAG-tail domain — protein sequence MANSRKAKRPKARKVFFVEDSSISEINWLDEAEEGEGESGDTAQISGNSGLIQEEKAQKSEGEIRDSSETAAVSSVEAPPAPADSTEALHSEALEKPETDLPEQAGHPEATEKSGHSEKAGHPEITEKNGQSEKAAIPEKADLLESARKPGGPEGTEQPEARAQTKEGAPAPAASEETAASAERRLAERRRSGSSAPIVYASDLADGSVSEAKLASASVSRSKLQPGSVSSEALADGAVDNAKLRDGAVTSDKIADKTVLREHLADGAVSGAIIADGGISGAKLRSGSIGSDKLANRSIIGDKIAEGSLEARHLKAGAFSGELLAESSIQSIHFALESVDTPALANEAVDNAKLAAESVTESKLRDGAVTSAKLAEEAVNASHIAPSSIEGSHLAPQSVEGAHVADASLEGRHLAAGAVGSRELADEAVGSNALEPNAVGPEHIQPFAVAGDHISPGAVSSVHLADAGVGSVNLQPDSVTTIKLADHAVTSSKLADQSVSKAKIADQAVSRKHLAADAVDGSKLASGSVSERHLAAESVASFHVKDGSILEEHLADDAVTEEKIAGNSVGTGHLKDGSVTAKQLGNASVVRSKLAEDSVGSEHLAAESVQSRHVSDDSIGFSHLAPGSVRARQIGPSAVTSEAVGEAQIAGRHLADRSVDARHIAQGSIRTASLADGSVSQAKLADSSVSGRALAEGAVTARHLADYMVNSLKLSPESVTSDKLTEFSVTESKIAPGSVTESKLADSSVGSSHLKTSSVGADHIQDASVGSAHLRAGAVTSIHLAGGLIDSDALADQAVKERHLESNSVHAKAIAPEAVQSVHIAQESILGLHLTPQLIRPVHLAPESIRQEHLAAGTVGEEQLQAGAVSSRELREQAVESAHISPGAVASEHLEPGSVRQEHLARHSAGEQQIAPASIDASHVKEGAIQSDHIKGGAVSGFHVGLETLAGKHLKPASLLGYHISAGAIGAEQLHEGSVEARHLRARSIGSAHLAASSVGGEHIAPSSIGSGHLATGSVGSGHIAPSSIGSGQLAADSVGSEHIAPSSVGSGQLAAGSVNGGHIAPSSIESSHLAADSVESRHIARASVDGEHLVQESITGNLIARQSITGRNLAPGSVDSLQLAENSVTGLHLASGSVSSEHISLSSVGSGQLAAGSVAGEHIAPSSIGSEHIAPLSIAGSQLAHQSVAGRHLLPGSVSSAQLSAGSVKSEHIAESSVGSQQLAAESVNSEHIALSSVGSEQLAAESVTAVHIAPSSVGSRQLAEGSVKGEHIAPSSVSSEQMAEGSVKGEHIAPSSVSSEQLAKGSVKGEHIAPSSVSSEQLAEGSVKGEHIAPSSVSSEQLAASSVKGEHIAPSSVSSEQLAAGSVKGEHIAPSSVGSEQLAEGSVKGGHIAPSSVSSEQLAEGSVKGEHIAPSSVSSEQLAEGSVKGEHIAASSVGSQQLAEGSVKGEHIAPSSVGSEQLAAGSVKGEHIAASSVSSEQLAAGSVKGEHIAASSVSSEQLAEGSVTGEHIAPSSVSSEQLAAGSVKGEHIAPSSVGSEQLAEGSVKGEHIAASSVSSEQLAEGSVKGGHIAASSVSSEQLAAGSVKGEHIAPSSVSSEQLAEGSVKGEHIAPSSISGSMLLEQSVAGRHLAPNSVNSVQLAEESVTSAHLAAGSVSGDHILPSSVGSEHLAPASITSEHIAPSGITGLLLAEQSITSRLLAPGSVNSIQLAEESVTSAHLAAGSVSGDHILPSSIGSGHLAPASITSEHIAPSSITGLLLAEQSITSRLLAPGSVNSIQLAEKSVTRSHLASGSVGGEQLAAGSVTSEHFALSSINGSLVQEQSITGRQLAPGSVNAVQLAEESVTSLHLAAWSVSGEHIAPSSIGSQQLAAGSVTTEHIARSSVSGEQLAASSVTSDHIAPASIGSGQLAAGSVTLAHLAAEVLRQLTLPAVPIPEPAPSHRSSDLNQQFGLTAFAFDDRDDQLELEVAFSEPFEDASYALTANADHPYCYAAIKAKDRDRAVLTIVRTRIGPVPAGSINWIAIGKGRESNE from the coding sequence ATGGCGAACAGCAGAAAAGCGAAAAGGCCGAAGGCCAGAAAAGTGTTCTTCGTGGAAGATTCCTCGATATCGGAAATCAACTGGCTCGATGAGGCGGAGGAAGGCGAAGGCGAAAGCGGGGATACGGCGCAGATCAGCGGAAACAGCGGGCTCATTCAGGAAGAAAAGGCTCAGAAAAGCGAGGGGGAGATCAGGGACAGCTCCGAAACGGCGGCGGTCAGCAGCGTCGAGGCTCCTCCTGCACCAGCTGATTCCACGGAGGCTCTTCACTCGGAAGCGCTGGAGAAGCCGGAGACGGATCTGCCGGAGCAGGCGGGCCATCCGGAAGCGACGGAGAAGAGCGGGCATTCGGAGAAGGCAGGCCATCCGGAAATAACGGAGAAGAACGGGCAGTCGGAGAAGGCGGCGATCCCGGAGAAGGCCGATCTTTTGGAGAGCGCGCGCAAGCCCGGGGGCCCGGAGGGGACGGAACAGCCGGAGGCTCGGGCACAGACGAAGGAGGGGGCGCCCGCTCCTGCCGCCAGCGAGGAAACGGCCGCCTCAGCGGAGCGGCGGCTGGCCGAGCGGCGGAGAAGCGGAAGCTCGGCGCCGATCGTCTATGCCTCCGATCTGGCCGACGGTTCCGTGAGCGAAGCCAAGCTGGCGTCGGCGTCAGTGTCACGCAGCAAGCTGCAGCCGGGATCGGTAAGCTCGGAGGCTCTCGCGGACGGCGCCGTAGACAACGCCAAGCTCCGGGACGGAGCCGTCACATCGGATAAAATCGCGGATAAGACGGTGCTGCGCGAGCATCTCGCTGATGGAGCCGTCTCCGGAGCGATCATCGCGGACGGAGGCATCTCCGGAGCCAAGCTCCGCTCCGGCAGCATCGGTTCCGACAAGCTGGCGAACCGCTCCATCATTGGCGACAAGATCGCCGAAGGAAGCCTGGAGGCGCGGCATTTGAAGGCGGGAGCCTTCTCTGGAGAGCTGCTGGCGGAATCGTCGATCCAGTCGATCCATTTTGCCTTGGAGTCCGTCGATACGCCCGCGCTGGCGAATGAAGCCGTGGACAACGCCAAGCTTGCGGCCGAATCCGTCACGGAGTCGAAGCTTCGAGACGGGGCGGTGACTTCAGCCAAGCTGGCTGAGGAGGCGGTGAACGCCTCCCATATCGCCCCTTCTTCCATCGAGGGCAGCCATCTGGCTCCGCAGAGCGTGGAGGGAGCCCATGTCGCCGACGCATCTCTGGAAGGAAGGCATCTGGCAGCGGGAGCCGTCGGCTCCAGGGAATTGGCGGATGAAGCGGTCGGCTCCAATGCGCTGGAGCCGAATGCGGTCGGTCCCGAGCATATCCAGCCTTTCGCCGTTGCCGGAGACCATATCTCGCCGGGAGCGGTGTCGTCCGTTCATTTGGCGGATGCAGGCGTCGGCTCCGTGAACTTGCAGCCGGACTCGGTCACGACGATCAAGCTTGCCGACCACGCCGTCACGTCGTCCAAACTGGCGGACCAGAGCGTAAGCAAGGCCAAGATCGCGGATCAGGCGGTGTCCAGGAAACATCTGGCAGCCGATGCCGTGGACGGCTCCAAGCTTGCTTCCGGAAGCGTGTCGGAACGCCATCTGGCCGCTGAATCGGTCGCTTCTTTCCATGTGAAGGACGGCTCGATCCTCGAGGAGCATCTGGCGGACGATGCGGTGACGGAAGAGAAGATCGCCGGAAACAGCGTCGGAACCGGGCATCTGAAGGACGGCTCCGTAACGGCGAAGCAGCTCGGGAATGCTTCTGTCGTCCGGTCCAAGCTGGCCGAGGATTCCGTCGGATCGGAGCATCTGGCCGCGGAGAGCGTGCAAAGCCGCCATGTCTCCGACGACAGCATCGGATTCAGCCATCTTGCGCCGGGCTCCGTCCGCGCCCGTCAGATCGGACCGTCGGCGGTGACGTCGGAGGCGGTTGGCGAAGCCCAGATCGCGGGAAGACATCTGGCGGACCGAAGCGTCGACGCCAGGCATATCGCGCAAGGCTCGATCCGGACTGCGTCCCTTGCGGACGGCTCCGTGAGCCAGGCGAAGCTGGCCGACAGCTCGGTGAGCGGCCGTGCGCTGGCCGAAGGAGCCGTGACCGCAAGGCATTTGGCCGATTATATGGTGAACTCGCTGAAGCTGTCTCCGGAGTCGGTAACATCCGACAAGCTGACGGAGTTTTCCGTAACCGAATCCAAAATCGCGCCGGGAAGCGTGACCGAGTCGAAGCTGGCCGACAGCTCCGTAGGAAGCAGCCATTTGAAGACCTCCTCCGTCGGAGCCGACCATATCCAGGACGCATCCGTCGGCAGCGCTCACCTTCGCGCCGGGGCGGTAACATCCATTCATCTCGCAGGCGGCCTTATCGATTCGGATGCTCTGGCCGACCAGGCCGTGAAGGAAAGGCATTTGGAGTCGAACAGCGTCCATGCCAAAGCGATCGCCCCGGAAGCGGTGCAAAGCGTCCACATCGCCCAGGAAAGCATCCTCGGGCTGCACCTGACGCCGCAGCTCATCCGTCCTGTGCATCTGGCCCCGGAATCCATCCGCCAGGAGCATCTGGCTGCAGGAACGGTAGGGGAGGAACAGCTCCAGGCAGGAGCTGTCAGCTCCAGGGAGCTCAGGGAGCAGGCGGTCGAGTCGGCCCATATTTCCCCTGGCGCCGTCGCCTCCGAGCATTTGGAGCCGGGCAGCGTCAGACAGGAGCATCTTGCCCGACACTCGGCAGGAGAGCAGCAGATCGCTCCGGCAAGCATCGACGCTTCCCATGTGAAGGAGGGCGCAATTCAGTCCGATCATATCAAAGGCGGCGCCGTGAGCGGCTTCCACGTCGGGCTGGAGACGCTGGCGGGCAAGCATCTCAAGCCGGCTTCGCTGCTCGGCTACCACATTTCGGCGGGAGCGATCGGAGCGGAGCAGCTGCATGAAGGCAGCGTGGAAGCCAGGCATCTTCGAGCCCGTTCCATCGGCTCCGCGCACTTGGCGGCAAGCAGCGTCGGCGGCGAGCATATCGCGCCTTCGAGCATCGGCAGCGGCCATCTGGCCACCGGCAGCGTGGGAAGCGGGCATATCGCGCCTTCGAGCATCGGCAGCGGCCAGCTGGCCGCAGACAGCGTAGGAAGCGAGCATATCGCGCCATCAAGCGTCGGCAGCGGGCAATTGGCAGCAGGCAGCGTCAATGGCGGGCATATCGCGCCTTCGAGCATCGAGAGCAGCCATTTGGCTGCGGACAGCGTGGAGAGCAGGCATATCGCCCGAGCCAGCGTGGACGGCGAGCATCTGGTCCAGGAGAGCATTACCGGAAACCTGATTGCGCGGCAAAGCATCACCGGCCGCAACTTGGCGCCGGGCAGCGTGGATTCGCTTCAGCTGGCGGAAAACAGCGTGACCGGCTTGCATTTGGCTTCCGGGAGCGTAAGCAGCGAGCATATCTCGCTGTCGAGCGTGGGCAGCGGGCAGCTTGCTGCCGGCAGCGTCGCCGGCGAGCATATCGCGCCGTCAAGCATCGGCAGCGAGCATATCGCGCCGCTCAGCATTGCGGGCAGCCAGCTTGCGCATCAAAGCGTCGCCGGCCGCCATTTGCTGCCGGGCAGCGTAAGCTCGGCTCAGCTGTCTGCGGGCAGCGTGAAGAGCGAGCATATCGCGGAGTCGAGTGTAGGAAGCCAGCAGCTGGCTGCAGAGAGCGTGAACAGCGAGCATATCGCGCTGTCGAGCGTAGGAAGCGAGCAGTTGGCCGCAGAGAGCGTGACGGCCGTGCATATCGCGCCGTCGAGCGTGGGAAGCAGGCAGCTGGCCGAAGGCAGCGTGAAGGGCGAGCATATCGCGCCGTCGAGCGTGAGCAGCGAGCAGATGGCCGAAGGCAGCGTGAAGGGCGAGCATATTGCGCCGTCGAGCGTGAGCAGCGAGCAGCTGGCTAAAGGCAGCGTGAAGGGCGAGCATATTGCGCCGTCGAGCGTGAGCAGCGAGCAGTTGGCTGAAGGCAGCGTGAAGGGCGAACATATCGCGCCGTCGAGCGTGAGCAGCGAGCAGCTGGCCGCAAGCAGCGTGAAGGGCGAGCATATCGCGCCGTCGAGCGTGAGCAGCGAGCAGCTGGCTGCAGGCAGTGTGAAGGGCGAGCATATCGCGCCATCAAGCGTGGGCAGCGAGCAGCTGGCCGAAGGCAGCGTGAAGGGCGGGCATATCGCGCCGTCGAGCGTGAGCAGCGAGCAGCTGGCCGAAGGCAGCGTGAAGGGCGAGCATATCGCGCCGTCGAGCGTGAGCAGCGAGCAGCTGGCCGAAGGCAGCGTGAAGGGCGAGCATATCGCGGCGTCAAGCGTGGGAAGTCAGCAGCTGGCCGAAGGCAGCGTGAAGGGCGAGCATATCGCGCCGTCGAGCGTGGGCAGCGAGCAGCTGGCCGCAGGCAGCGTGAAGGGCGAGCATATCGCGGCGTCGAGCGTGAGCAGCGAGCAGCTGGCCGCAGGCAGCGTGAAGGGCGAGCATATCGCGGCATCGAGCGTGAGCAGCGAGCAGCTGGCCGAAGGCAGCGTGACGGGCGAGCATATCGCGCCGTCGAGCGTGAGCAGCGAGCAGCTGGCTGCAGGCAGTGTGAAGGGCGAGCATATCGCGCCATCAAGCGTGGGCAGCGAGCAGCTGGCCGAAGGCAGCGTGAAGGGCGAGCATATCGCGGCATCGAGCGTGAGCAGCGAGCAGCTGGCCGAAGGCAGCGTGAAGGGCGGGCATATCGCGGCATCGAGCGTGAGCAGCGAGCAGCTGGCCGCAGGCAGCGTGAAGGGCGAGCATATCGCGCCGTCGAGCGTGAGCAGCGAGCAGCTGGCCGAAGGCAGCGTGAAGGGCGAGCATATCGCGCCATCGAGCATATCGGGCAGCATGCTCTTGGAACAAAGCGTTGCCGGCCGCCACTTGGCTCCGAACAGCGTGAACTCGGTCCAGCTGGCGGAAGAGAGCGTGACCAGCGCGCATTTGGCTGCCGGCAGCGTGAGCGGAGACCATATTTTGCCGTCAAGCGTGGGAAGCGAGCATTTGGCGCCGGCCAGCATAACGAGCGAGCATATTGCGCCATCGGGCATAACCGGTCTTTTGCTCGCAGAGCAAAGCATAACAAGCCGTTTGCTGGCGCCTGGCAGTGTGAACTCCATTCAATTGGCGGAAGAGAGCGTGACCAGCGCGCATTTGGCTGCCGGCAGCGTGAGCGGAGACCACATTTTGCCTTCAAGCATAGGAAGCGGGCATTTGGCGCCGGCCAGCATAACGAGCGAGCATATTGCGCCATCGAGCATAACCGGCCTTTTGCTCGCAGAGCAAAGCATAACAAGCCGTCTGCTGGCGCCTGGCAGTGTGAATTCCATTCAATTGGCGGAAAAGAGCGTGACCCGCTCGCATTTGGCCTCAGGCAGTGTAGGCGGCGAGCAGCTCGCGGCAGGCAGTGTGACGAGCGAGCATTTTGCCCTTTCGAGCATAAATGGAAGCTTGGTCCAGGAGCAAAGCATAACCGGCCGTCAATTGGCGCCAGGCAGCGTAAACGCCGTCCAATTGGCTGAGGAGAGCGTAACAAGCTTGCATTTGGCCGCCTGGAGCGTGAGCGGCGAGCATATTGCGCCGTCGAGCATAGGAAGTCAGCAGCTGGCCGCAGGCAGCGTGACGACGGAGCATATCGCGCGCTCTAGCGTAAGCGGCGAGCAATTGGCCGCAAGCAGCGTTACGAGCGACCACATCGCGCCGGCGAGCATCGGAAGCGGGCAGCTGGCCGCAGGCAGCGTGACGCTCGCGCATCTTGCGGCGGAAGTCCTCCGGCAGCTGACGCTTCCGGCTGTGCCGATTCCGGAGCCGGCTCCGTCGCATAGAAGCAGCGATCTCAACCAGCAATTCGGGCTGACGGCCTTCGCTTTCGACGACCGGGACGATCAGCTTGAACTTGAAGTGGCCTTCAGCGAGCCGTTCGAGGATGCCTCCTATGCCCTTACCGCGAACGCGGACCATCCGTACTGCTACGCGGCGATCAAGGCCAAGGATCGGGACCGCGCCGTCCTTACGATCGTCCGTACCCGCATAGGTCCGGTGCCGGCCGGCAGCATCAACTGGATCGCAATCGGAAAAGGCCGAGAAAGCAACGAATAA
- a CDS encoding HRDC domain-containing protein, with the protein MQIVFLNSFEKPLGDGRIDNAQLSICEQQGTWSVVWNGARHGSAEPSSVWYEGSSWEEMITAFRHGVAVRMGEGFTPLIDGMLDERPAGKGGIISMQQCYGELHADHELFEALRDWRRIKASSEKKSAYLVATNRTLLMISSFVPHTLEELAQIPGWGPGKSREYGKEVLELTGARAQARAFPLSWVSEALEPKAYIQWLYKQKETKFKNKMDRQQCGRLILEGINQERTLEQLLADTGLQRRELMERIEQLEQEGYDLEPLIAKELEGISQEEQQRIWEALKEEGDKYLKPILQKVYGAEPAPSAKVDLIYDRLRLVRMRFRRSAAGGGGSLEAM; encoded by the coding sequence ATGCAGATCGTCTTTTTGAATTCATTCGAGAAACCGCTTGGAGACGGGAGAATCGACAACGCCCAGCTGTCCATCTGCGAGCAGCAGGGAACTTGGTCCGTCGTATGGAACGGAGCCCGGCACGGCAGCGCGGAGCCCTCATCCGTATGGTATGAGGGAAGCTCCTGGGAGGAGATGATCACCGCCTTCCGTCATGGCGTCGCGGTGCGGATGGGCGAAGGATTCACGCCGCTCATCGACGGCATGCTGGACGAGCGGCCGGCCGGCAAGGGAGGAATCATTTCCATGCAGCAATGCTACGGAGAGCTTCATGCCGACCACGAGCTGTTCGAGGCGCTACGCGACTGGAGGCGGATCAAGGCTTCCTCCGAGAAGAAATCGGCCTATCTCGTGGCGACGAACCGCACCTTGCTCATGATCAGTTCCTTTGTCCCGCATACGCTCGAGGAGCTCGCCCAGATTCCGGGATGGGGACCGGGCAAAAGCCGCGAATATGGAAAGGAGGTGCTGGAGCTTACGGGAGCGCGCGCTCAAGCAAGGGCTTTCCCTCTAAGCTGGGTGAGCGAGGCTCTCGAGCCGAAAGCCTATATCCAGTGGCTCTACAAGCAGAAGGAGACCAAATTCAAGAACAAGATGGACAGGCAGCAGTGCGGCCGTCTCATTCTGGAAGGAATCAATCAGGAGCGGACATTGGAGCAGCTGCTGGCGGATACCGGCCTGCAGAGAAGGGAGCTCATGGAAAGGATCGAGCAGCTGGAACAGGAAGGCTATGATCTGGAGCCCTTGATCGCCAAGGAGCTGGAAGGAATATCGCAGGAGGAGCAGCAGCGCATCTGGGAAGCGCTGAAGGAGGAAGGGGACAAGTACCTGAAGCCGATCCTCCAAAAGGTTTATGGCGCGGAGCCGGCACCCTCGGCCAAGGTCGACCTGATCTATGACCGGCTTCGCCTGGTCCGGATGCGGTTCCGCCGCAGCGCCGCCGGCGGAGGCGGCAGCCTCGAAGCAATGTGA